The Flavobacterium psychrophilum genome includes a region encoding these proteins:
- a CDS encoding 6-phosphofructokinase produces MSANIKKIGVLTSGGDSPGMNAAIRAVVRTCAYHNIECAGIYRGYQGMIEGDFKEMGPRSVNNIINKGGTILKSARSKEFMTPEGRVKAHENLVKNNIDALVVIGGNGSFTGALLFNQEFNFPVIGIPGTIDNDIFGTSFTLGYDTALNTVVEVIDKIRDTASSHNRLFFIEVMGRDAGHIALNTGIGAGAEEILIPEEDMGLDRLLDSLRKSKASGKSSSIVVIAEGDKIGKNAFELKDYVEENMPEYDVRVSILGHMQRGGAPSCFDRVLASRLGVKAVESLLAGESNYMAGLIKDEIVLVPLELAVKGKSQVDKELIRVSDIVSI; encoded by the coding sequence ATGTCAGCTAACATAAAAAAAATAGGCGTGCTTACATCGGGTGGAGATTCACCGGGAATGAATGCCGCTATCAGAGCTGTAGTGCGTACATGTGCTTACCATAACATAGAATGTGCAGGTATCTACAGAGGTTACCAGGGAATGATAGAAGGCGATTTTAAAGAGATGGGCCCGCGTAGCGTAAATAATATAATCAACAAAGGAGGTACGATATTAAAATCGGCACGATCTAAAGAGTTTATGACTCCTGAAGGACGTGTAAAAGCTCACGAAAACCTGGTTAAGAATAACATTGATGCCCTTGTGGTTATTGGTGGTAACGGTAGCTTTACCGGAGCACTTCTTTTCAACCAGGAATTTAACTTCCCCGTAATAGGTATACCTGGAACTATTGACAATGATATTTTCGGTACAAGCTTTACACTTGGCTATGACACAGCACTTAATACAGTTGTTGAGGTTATAGATAAAATCAGGGATACTGCCAGCTCACATAACAGGCTTTTCTTTATAGAGGTTATGGGGCGTGATGCAGGACACATTGCGTTGAATACAGGTATAGGTGCAGGTGCAGAGGAGATCCTTATTCCTGAAGAAGATATGGGACTTGACAGGCTACTTGATTCATTACGCAAAAGTAAGGCATCGGGCAAATCATCCAGTATCGTTGTTATCGCTGAAGGTGATAAGATTGGTAAGAATGCTTTTGAGCTTAAAGATTATGTAGAGGAGAACATGCCGGAGTATGACGTGCGTGTATCTATATTAGGGCATATGCAGCGTGGTGGCGCGCCATCTTGTTTTGACCGGGTACTGGCAAGCAGACTGGGTGTTAAAGCTGTAGAAAGCCTTTTAGCAGGTGAGTCTAATTATATGGCTGGCCTTATAAAAGATGAAATAGTGCTCGTTCCGCTAGAGCTGGCTGTTAAAGGCAAATCACAAGTGGATAAAGAATTAATTAGGGTATCAGACATCGTTTCGATATAA
- a CDS encoding organic solvent tolerance protein OstA, whose protein sequence is MRTNLFHIVLLSIFLTMGSLKLSAQEKTIKSNPIPAEKQKNTFPEAKKETDTLPVTEIPVKLSVNDTNKKKNGLDAIIRRTAEDYEKIDQVKKEIELYNKAELFYKDIELKAGKIIMKYDKDEVFAGRIKDSLGNYSQYPYFKQGNNIVEADSIHFNSKTKKARIWNSRSDQGEFRVKGEITKRENDSVYYIKGARFTTSKNIDDPEYYFYARKIKLVPGKKVVVATTNMYIADVPTPLALPFAFFPMSDKAESGFIPPTFGDNNRQGYFLQNGGYYFAMGEHYDLAVTGDYYTNGSYGLRFASQYANRYKYSGNINIRFENIINSERGLPDYSRSKNYNIQWSHSQDAKSNPNSRFSASVNLGSSKFYRNSLNTINVGSSLNNTLYSSVSYSKTFQSVPQVNMSLTATHSQNTNSQSITMSLPTFQASVDRIFPFASEDAPKKGIIKNINLQYSVKGENRINTTDSLFFKPEMFRDAKTGMQHIIPISTNFKVFKHFSVSASSTYTESWVLNTIRREYNPVIQKDTLISNVRGFDSFRTYNFSSSVGTTIYGMFNFGEDKKIQAIRHVMRPSISYTYTPSFDRYYDRYEIDATGTQYREYSRFQDGLYGAPNQNYSNLIGISVNNTFEAKVRNDDENDTKGEPKKVMLLNNLTFNTSYDMAADSLKWSPLRVSGGTNLFKDKMNLNFATTLDPYAINSAGRRIDTYNINNGGSLFRMTSANVTVNYSISSSDGKGDGKDKNSQTARNGGREDDLFGQAADQLTDNRTSMFKDEDEEDAESDKSEGGFFSAKLPWNLRLAYSLTYGNNNRERKITGNSVMVSGDLDITPRWKMGFSTGYDFVQNGVTFTQLRFERDLLSWRMDFNWVPFGDNTYWGFFIGIKSSVLSDIKWDKRQVPDRQLQ, encoded by the coding sequence TTGCGTACAAACTTATTTCATATCGTTTTATTATCAATTTTCCTAACAATGGGAAGCTTGAAGCTTTCGGCGCAGGAAAAAACCATTAAATCTAATCCGATACCTGCTGAAAAACAGAAGAATACTTTCCCTGAAGCAAAAAAAGAAACAGACACTTTACCTGTAACCGAAATTCCTGTAAAATTATCTGTAAACGATACTAATAAGAAAAAGAACGGCCTGGATGCTATTATTAGACGTACTGCTGAGGACTACGAAAAAATAGATCAGGTTAAAAAAGAGATAGAGCTTTATAATAAAGCCGAGCTATTCTATAAAGATATAGAACTCAAAGCTGGTAAAATTATTATGAAGTATGACAAAGACGAGGTTTTCGCCGGAAGGATAAAAGACTCGCTTGGCAACTACTCACAATACCCGTATTTTAAACAGGGAAATAATATCGTTGAGGCCGACTCCATTCACTTTAACAGCAAAACTAAAAAAGCAAGGATTTGGAACTCACGTTCTGATCAGGGCGAATTTAGGGTGAAGGGTGAAATTACAAAAAGGGAAAACGACTCTGTATATTACATTAAAGGCGCACGATTTACTACATCTAAAAACATAGACGACCCGGAATATTATTTCTATGCGAGAAAAATAAAACTGGTACCCGGAAAAAAAGTTGTTGTGGCAACCACTAACATGTACATTGCAGATGTACCTACTCCCCTTGCCTTACCATTTGCTTTTTTCCCAATGAGCGATAAAGCCGAATCAGGTTTTATACCGCCAACGTTTGGTGATAATAACAGGCAGGGATATTTCCTTCAGAATGGCGGATATTATTTCGCCATGGGTGAGCATTATGACTTAGCAGTAACAGGAGATTACTATACTAACGGAAGTTACGGTTTGCGTTTTGCTTCACAATACGCCAACAGGTATAAATATAGCGGTAATATTAATATCCGTTTTGAAAACATCATTAACAGCGAAAGAGGCTTGCCGGATTATTCCCGTTCAAAAAACTACAACATTCAGTGGAGCCATAGCCAGGATGCTAAATCGAACCCTAACTCAAGATTTTCTGCAAGTGTAAACTTAGGTTCGAGTAAGTTTTACCGAAATTCACTTAATACTATAAATGTTGGATCGTCGCTAAATAATACACTTTACTCATCTGTGTCGTATTCCAAGACATTCCAGTCGGTGCCGCAGGTTAACATGTCGCTTACTGCTACACATAGTCAAAACACAAACAGCCAGTCTATAACTATGTCTCTACCTACCTTTCAGGCAAGTGTAGACCGTATTTTCCCTTTTGCATCAGAAGACGCTCCTAAAAAAGGTATCATCAAAAATATTAACCTTCAGTATAGCGTAAAAGGTGAGAACAGAATAAATACTACCGACTCACTTTTCTTTAAACCAGAGATGTTCAGGGATGCAAAAACAGGAATGCAGCATATTATCCCTATAAGTACCAACTTTAAGGTATTTAAACACTTTAGCGTATCTGCGAGCAGCACTTACACAGAAAGCTGGGTGCTAAACACTATTAGAAGAGAATACAATCCGGTAATACAAAAAGACACACTTATTTCTAACGTAAGAGGTTTTGACTCTTTCAGAACCTATAACTTTTCATCAAGTGTCGGAACAACCATTTACGGTATGTTTAATTTTGGTGAAGACAAAAAGATACAGGCAATACGCCACGTAATGCGTCCTTCAATATCATACACCTATACACCAAGCTTCGACAGATATTATGACAGGTATGAAATTGATGCTACAGGAACACAATACAGAGAATATTCAAGATTTCAGGACGGGCTTTACGGAGCACCTAACCAAAACTACTCGAATCTGATAGGAATTTCAGTAAACAATACTTTTGAAGCCAAAGTTAGAAACGACGACGAGAACGACACAAAAGGCGAACCTAAAAAAGTAATGTTATTAAATAATCTTACGTTCAACACCAGTTATGATATGGCTGCTGATTCATTAAAGTGGTCGCCGTTAAGAGTATCAGGTGGTACAAATCTTTTTAAAGATAAGATGAACCTTAATTTTGCTACAACTTTAGACCCATATGCTATAAACAGTGCCGGAAGAAGGATAGATACTTACAACATTAATAATGGTGGTAGCCTTTTCAGGATGACAAGCGCCAACGTTACGGTAAACTACTCTATATCGAGTAGTGATGGCAAAGGAGATGGTAAAGATAAAAACAGCCAGACGGCACGTAATGGTGGCCGTGAGGATGATCTGTTTGGGCAGGCGGCAGATCAGCTAACTGACAACAGAACAAGTATGTTTAAGGACGAAGATGAGGAGGATGCGGAGTCGGATAAATCCGAAGGTGGTTTCTTTAGCGCTAAACTCCCGTGGAATTTAAGGCTTGCCTATTCCCTAACCTACGGAAACAATAACAGGGAAAGAAAAATTACAGGAAATTCAGTAATGGTTTCAGGAGACCTGGATATCACCCCCCGTTGGAAGATGGGCTTTTCTACAGGTTATGACTTTGTACAAAACGGCGTAACCTTTACGCAATTACGTTTTGAACGCGACCTGTTAAGCTGGAGAATGGACTTTAATTGGGTTCCATTTGGAGACAATACTTATTGGGGCTTCTTCATAGGAATTAAATCATCTGTACTTAGCGATATCAAATGGGATAAACGACAAGTACCGGACAGGCAATTACAGTAG
- a CDS encoding glyceraldehyde-3-phosphate dehydrogenase: MTKVKLGINGFGRIGRIVFRETFNRDNVEVVAINDLLDVDHLAYLLKYDSVHGRFAGTVEVKDGQLYVNGKHIRVTAEKDPKVLKWDEVGVDVVAECTGFFTTLETAQQHITGGAKKVIISAPSADAPMFVMGVNHDKATASDTVVSNASCTTNCLAPLAKVIDDNFGIVEGLMTTVHATTSTQMTTDGPSRKDWRGGRAASVNIIPSSTGAAKAVGKVIPALNGKLTGMSFRVPTVDVSVVDLTVKVAKETTYEEIMSVLKNASETNLKGILGFTEDDVVSQDFVSDSRTSIVDAKAGIGLNSTFFKIVSWYDNEYGYSSKLIDLSVHIASL; this comes from the coding sequence ATGACAAAAGTTAAATTAGGAATAAACGGTTTCGGCAGAATTGGTCGAATTGTTTTCCGCGAAACCTTCAACAGGGATAATGTTGAGGTTGTAGCAATCAACGACCTTCTTGACGTAGACCATTTGGCCTATCTATTAAAATATGATTCAGTACACGGCCGTTTTGCAGGAACTGTAGAAGTTAAAGACGGACAGCTTTATGTAAACGGTAAACACATCAGGGTAACTGCTGAAAAAGATCCGAAAGTCCTTAAGTGGGATGAAGTAGGTGTAGACGTAGTTGCTGAGTGTACAGGTTTTTTCACTACACTTGAAACAGCACAACAGCACATTACAGGTGGAGCTAAAAAAGTTATTATCTCTGCGCCATCGGCAGATGCGCCAATGTTTGTAATGGGGGTAAACCATGATAAAGCTACAGCTTCAGACACTGTTGTTTCTAATGCTTCATGTACTACAAACTGTCTTGCTCCTCTGGCAAAAGTTATCGATGATAACTTTGGTATCGTAGAAGGATTAATGACAACTGTTCACGCTACAACGTCTACGCAGATGACAACAGACGGACCTTCAAGAAAAGACTGGAGAGGCGGACGTGCTGCAAGCGTAAATATTATTCCATCGTCAACAGGTGCTGCAAAAGCAGTAGGTAAAGTAATTCCGGCTCTAAACGGAAAACTAACCGGAATGTCTTTCCGTGTTCCTACAGTTGATGTGTCTGTAGTAGACCTTACCGTAAAAGTGGCTAAAGAAACTACTTATGAAGAAATAATGAGCGTTCTTAAGAATGCTTCTGAAACTAACCTTAAAGGTATTCTTGGATTTACTGAAGATGACGTAGTATCTCAGGATTTCGTTTCAGATTCAAGAACAAGTATTGTAGATGCTAAAGCCGGAATTGGCCTTAATTCTACGTTCTTCAAGATCGTTTCATGGTATGATAATGAGTATGGTTACTCAAGCAAACTTATAGATCTATCGGTGCACATTGCATCTTTATAA
- a CDS encoding organic solvent ABC transporter substrate-binding protein produces MKVSREVKTAVLVIGSILLFIWGYYFLKGRDLFNSYKTYYVVYKNVEGLSPSAPVTLNGLIVGKVTSITFTDHKEGDLLIEMQVKTDFPISKTSNATLYEPGFIGGKQIAIIPNMNDKTLAEDNDYFQAGLKPGMLSAVGEKLSPLQTKVEATVVSADSLLHRVNNIFDDKTQQNLRIAIAEMSNTMKEFSSAARSLNGSIAGNKGNIDATMKNLNRTSANFAKLSDSIDAANIAQTVRNLEHSLAKVDNLMNDVQSGKGTLGKLMKDEAMYNNLTDASKELKELLADFKNNPKRYVHFSVFGKKATPYTEKVVVEEKK; encoded by the coding sequence TTGAAAGTATCTAGAGAAGTTAAAACCGCGGTATTAGTTATAGGATCCATATTATTATTTATATGGGGTTATTACTTTTTAAAGGGAAGGGATCTATTTAATTCGTATAAAACATATTACGTTGTCTATAAAAATGTTGAAGGGCTTTCACCATCAGCACCTGTAACCCTTAACGGACTTATAGTAGGTAAAGTAACTTCAATAACATTTACAGATCATAAAGAAGGAGATCTTCTAATCGAAATGCAGGTTAAAACCGATTTCCCTATTTCCAAAACCAGTAATGCTACTTTATATGAGCCGGGGTTTATTGGAGGTAAGCAAATTGCGATTATCCCGAATATGAACGATAAAACTTTAGCAGAGGATAACGATTATTTCCAGGCCGGACTTAAGCCGGGAATGCTTTCTGCGGTAGGAGAAAAACTTTCTCCGCTACAAACTAAAGTTGAGGCTACTGTTGTTTCTGCGGATAGTTTATTGCACAGGGTTAATAATATATTCGACGATAAGACACAGCAAAACCTTCGCATTGCTATTGCCGAAATGAGCAATACCATGAAAGAGTTTAGCAGTGCTGCACGTTCGTTAAACGGATCGATAGCCGGAAATAAAGGAAACATTGATGCTACAATGAAAAACCTTAACCGTACCTCGGCTAACTTCGCAAAATTATCGGATTCAATAGATGCGGCTAATATTGCACAGACAGTTAGAAACCTGGAGCATTCATTGGCGAAGGTGGATAACCTTATGAACGATGTTCAGTCTGGTAAAGGTACACTTGGTAAACTTATGAAAGACGAAGCGATGTATAATAACCTTACGGATGCCTCTAAAGAGCTGAAAGAACTTTTGGCGGACTTTAAAAACAATCCTAAGCGTTACGTTCATTTCTCTGTATTTGGTAAGAAAGCTACGCCTTACACAGAAAAAGTAGTTGTTGAAGAGAAAAAATAG
- a CDS encoding reactive intermediate/imine deaminase: protein MKKIIFTDKAPAPIGPYSQAVLSGNTLYTSGQIPLHPVTGELVTGDIETETKQVMENMKAVLEAADMTFENVVKSTIFISNMDDFAKINGVYAAYFNEKTAPARETVQVAKLPKNVNVEISMIAVQ, encoded by the coding sequence ATGAAAAAAATCATCTTTACCGATAAGGCACCCGCCCCTATCGGTCCGTACAGCCAGGCGGTATTATCAGGCAACACACTTTACACATCTGGACAAATACCATTACACCCCGTAACAGGAGAGCTTGTAACAGGCGATATCGAGACTGAGACCAAACAGGTTATGGAAAACATGAAAGCTGTTTTAGAAGCTGCCGACATGACGTTTGAGAATGTTGTAAAGTCGACAATCTTTATTAGCAACATGGACGATTTCGCTAAGATAAACGGCGTATACGCTGCTTATTTCAACGAAAAAACCGCTCCTGCAAGAGAAACGGTTCAGGTGGCAAAACTGCCTAAAAACGTAAATGTAGAAATATCTATGATTGCTGTGCAATAG
- a CDS encoding N-acetylmuramoyl-L-alanine amidase, with amino-acid sequence MTGNMNLKLAFFTFIAFTTATFGQDNSKFKVVLDAGHGGKDYGAIYHDYIEKNIALNVALKVGKLLEKDPSVDVIFTRKTDVFIELIDRPRIANKANADIFVSIHCNGEAKKTAFGTETFVMGPTKNASHLEVAKKENAVITLEKDYKVTYGGFDPNRPESLLGLTLQHEAFINQSLDLASKVEENFTDNVKRKKRGVKQGPFLVLNQTAMPSILIELGFISYKPEGEFLSSDSGQDDMAEAIVKAILAYKKDYFISGSVTNHDYKEPVAVKDTKPKADDKPIPVAAPAAAGSAKGVIFKVQIAASGKQLELVPSNFNGLKDLSKDDSTAVIKYFYGQTSDYDDAKELLAQAKAKGFSSAFLVPFKDGKKIKMEEALKK; translated from the coding sequence ATGACGGGGAACATGAATCTAAAACTGGCGTTTTTTACATTTATTGCATTTACTACTGCAACTTTTGGGCAGGATAATTCAAAATTTAAAGTTGTCCTTGACGCAGGGCACGGCGGTAAAGATTACGGTGCAATTTATCACGATTATATCGAGAAAAATATCGCGCTTAATGTAGCATTAAAGGTAGGTAAGCTTCTTGAAAAAGATCCTTCTGTAGATGTGATCTTTACACGAAAAACAGATGTCTTTATAGAACTTATCGACAGGCCGAGAATAGCGAATAAGGCTAATGCCGATATTTTCGTGTCTATACACTGCAACGGTGAGGCAAAGAAAACAGCATTTGGTACAGAGACTTTCGTGATGGGTCCAACAAAGAATGCTTCACACCTTGAAGTAGCTAAAAAGGAGAATGCTGTTATTACGTTAGAGAAAGATTATAAGGTTACCTATGGCGGATTTGATCCTAACCGACCGGAATCTTTATTAGGACTGACGTTACAGCATGAAGCTTTTATCAATCAGAGCCTTGATCTTGCAAGTAAAGTTGAAGAGAACTTTACAGATAATGTAAAGAGAAAAAAGAGAGGTGTAAAGCAGGGACCGTTTTTAGTACTTAACCAAACTGCTATGCCAAGTATTCTTATAGAACTTGGTTTTATATCGTACAAGCCGGAAGGAGAATTTTTAAGTTCAGACAGCGGGCAGGATGATATGGCAGAGGCTATTGTTAAAGCTATCCTGGCTTATAAAAAGGATTATTTTATATCGGGAAGTGTTACAAATCATGACTATAAAGAGCCTGTAGCAGTAAAAGACACAAAGCCGAAAGCAGACGATAAACCGATACCTGTTGCGGCACCTGCAGCTGCAGGATCTGCTAAAGGAGTTATATTTAAAGTTCAGATTGCCGCTAGTGGCAAGCAGCTGGAACTTGTGCCGTCTAACTTTAACGGACTTAAAGACCTGAGTAAAGATGACAGTACTGCTGTTATAAAATATTTTTACGGACAGACTTCTGACTATGATGATGCTAAAGAACTGCTGGCCCAAGCTAAAGCAAAGGGCTTTTCTTCGGCGTTTTTAGTTCCATTTAAAGACGGCAAAAAAATAAAAATGGAAGAAGCACTTAAAAAATAG
- a CDS encoding 16S rRNA methyltransferase — protein sequence MQLFYNPQVQPGDTAFTFDKEESRHIVKVLRKKEGDTIHISNGNGYLFTSEINFANEKKCEVQITAEKFHEPAPYSLHLAVAPTKMNDRYEWFLEKATEIGITEITPIICEHSERNNFKADRFEKILQSAMKQSLQFYMPKLNEPIAFNSFVSAQHEGQLFIAHCEETEKRLLKNAIEPKKQVTILIGPEGDFSSKEIALALQQHYIPVSLGNTRLRTETAAIVAAHSVAFVNEE from the coding sequence ATGCAATTATTTTATAACCCACAAGTACAGCCCGGCGATACTGCCTTTACATTTGATAAGGAAGAAAGCAGGCATATTGTAAAAGTACTCCGCAAAAAAGAAGGTGATACCATACACATTTCTAATGGAAACGGCTACCTGTTTACTTCTGAGATAAATTTTGCGAACGAGAAAAAATGCGAGGTTCAGATAACTGCTGAAAAATTCCATGAGCCGGCTCCTTATTCTTTGCATCTTGCAGTAGCACCAACTAAAATGAACGACCGTTACGAATGGTTCTTAGAAAAAGCTACAGAAATTGGCATTACTGAAATAACACCCATTATCTGCGAACACAGCGAACGCAACAATTTTAAAGCCGACCGTTTCGAAAAGATTCTGCAAAGTGCCATGAAGCAGTCGTTACAATTTTATATGCCTAAACTAAACGAGCCAATAGCTTTTAACTCGTTTGTATCAGCGCAGCATGAAGGTCAGCTTTTTATAGCCCACTGCGAGGAAACCGAAAAGCGTCTGCTTAAGAACGCCATTGAACCCAAAAAACAAGTTACTATCCTTATTGGCCCTGAAGGCGATTTTTCCTCTAAAGAGATCGCTTTGGCCTTACAGCAACATTATATACCTGTATCTTTAGGCAATACCCGCTTACGCACTGAAACTGCAGCCATTGTAGCGGCACACAGTGTGGCATTTGTGAATGAGGAGTAA
- a CDS encoding tRNA threonylcarbamoyladenosine biosynthesis protein Gcp, protein MTEKPTYILSIESSCDDTAAAILENGKVLSNVVARQAIHEEYGGVVPELASRAHQQNIVPVIDVALKKANISREQLSAVAFTQGPGLMGSLLVGSSFAKSMALALGVPLIAVNHMQAHILAHFIDEEGFDKPDFPFLAMTISGGHTQIVKVKSFFEMEVIGETTDDAVGEAYDKSAKILGLPYPGGPLVDKFAQLGNPKAFPFTKPKVPGLDFSFSGLKTQILYFVQKNVVANPDFINENMNDICASIQHTIINILMDKLKLAVKDTGITQVAIGGGVSANSGIRATLKEAEKKYGWKTFIPKFEYTTDNAAMIGIVGYHKYLEHQFNDASVTSKARIEL, encoded by the coding sequence ATGACGGAAAAACCTACATATATATTATCTATCGAAAGCTCATGCGATGATACCGCTGCAGCCATACTTGAGAACGGAAAAGTACTCTCTAATGTTGTTGCAAGACAGGCTATCCATGAAGAATATGGCGGCGTTGTACCCGAGCTTGCCTCGCGTGCGCACCAACAGAATATTGTTCCTGTAATAGATGTTGCTCTGAAAAAAGCGAATATTTCGAGGGAACAGCTTAGTGCTGTAGCCTTTACACAAGGCCCCGGACTGATGGGATCTTTACTGGTAGGCAGTTCTTTTGCGAAATCTATGGCACTTGCATTAGGTGTTCCGCTTATTGCGGTGAACCATATGCAGGCACACATACTGGCACATTTTATAGATGAGGAAGGTTTCGACAAACCCGATTTTCCTTTTTTAGCGATGACCATAAGTGGTGGCCACACTCAGATCGTAAAAGTGAAAAGCTTTTTTGAAATGGAAGTTATCGGCGAAACCACCGATGACGCCGTTGGTGAAGCTTATGATAAAAGTGCAAAAATACTGGGACTACCTTATCCGGGCGGGCCTTTAGTTGATAAGTTTGCCCAGTTAGGTAACCCTAAAGCCTTTCCTTTTACCAAACCTAAAGTCCCGGGATTAGACTTTAGCTTTAGTGGACTTAAAACGCAGATATTATATTTCGTGCAAAAAAATGTAGTTGCCAATCCTGATTTCATTAACGAGAACATGAATGATATTTGTGCTTCCATACAGCACACCATTATTAATATCCTTATGGATAAGCTAAAGCTTGCCGTAAAAGACACCGGTATTACTCAGGTGGCAATTGGGGGCGGTGTTTCTGCCAATAGCGGCATCCGTGCCACACTTAAGGAAGCAGAGAAAAAATACGGTTGGAAAACCTTTATCCCAAAATTTGAATATACTACCGACAATGCCGCAATGATTGGCATTGTAGGCTACCATAAATACTTGGAACATCAGTTTAACGATGCTTCTGTAACCTCTAAAGCGCGAATAGAACTTTAA
- a CDS encoding N-acetylglucosamine kinase, with product MKLLVDSGATKADWIALDDNGNRLFNTQTLGLSPEVINREEALERLEARFDIYNNRNEVTELFFYGAGCGTDRMKNFMKGIFQEFFPKAEITVKEDTYAAAYATNPTNDKAIVCILGTGSNCSYFDGEELHQKVQSLGYIAMDDCSGNRFGRDLVRAYYFNKMPADLAKKFESEYNLDADVIKHNLYKEPNPNAYLATFAKFLIQNKDNEFIKGIITEAMQVFVDCYITQYDNAHEVPVHFVGSIAFYLKAELGEVLSKNGLKLGNVLRRPIDGLIEYHELNK from the coding sequence ATGAAATTATTAGTAGACAGTGGTGCTACAAAAGCCGATTGGATTGCTCTTGACGACAATGGCAACAGGCTTTTTAACACCCAGACTTTAGGACTGAGCCCCGAAGTTATTAATAGGGAGGAAGCTCTAGAGCGTCTTGAAGCCCGATTTGATATATACAATAACAGAAACGAAGTTACAGAACTTTTTTTCTACGGTGCCGGTTGCGGTACAGATAGGATGAAGAATTTTATGAAAGGTATCTTTCAGGAGTTTTTTCCTAAAGCTGAAATTACGGTGAAAGAAGATACGTACGCAGCTGCTTACGCCACAAACCCAACCAATGATAAAGCTATAGTATGTATACTTGGTACAGGTTCTAACTGTAGCTATTTTGATGGAGAAGAGCTTCACCAAAAAGTACAGTCATTAGGGTATATTGCTATGGACGACTGTAGTGGTAACCGTTTTGGACGTGACCTTGTACGTGCTTATTATTTCAATAAAATGCCGGCTGACCTGGCTAAAAAATTTGAATCTGAGTACAATCTTGATGCTGATGTAATTAAGCATAACCTGTACAAAGAGCCAAACCCAAATGCATACCTTGCAACGTTTGCTAAATTCCTTATCCAGAATAAAGATAATGAGTTTATTAAAGGAATTATTACTGAGGCAATGCAGGTGTTTGTAGATTGCTACATTACGCAGTATGACAACGCTCACGAAGTGCCTGTGCATTTTGTAGGGTCTATTGCATTTTATCTTAAAGCAGAGCTTGGAGAGGTACTTTCTAAAAATGGACTTAAATTAGGGAATGTATTAAGAAGGCCAATTGATGGTCTCATTGAATACCATGAACTAAACAAATAA